The Elusimicrobiota bacterium genome has a segment encoding these proteins:
- the serS gene encoding serine--tRNA ligase: MLDPKWIREHPAELKQMLASRRSKLDVELLYQLDKQRRDVLGELEKLQAARNKASAQIGQLKAQKKETPADVLAMLEGSKGQIKDLEGQLADIQPKLDDLLLRINNVPDPSVPVGASAADNAVVREVGKPSSLSFTPKAHYEIGEALGILDFKTGAKLSGSRFVLMRGQGARLERSLINFMLDLHTKEHGYTEIFTPFLVTPQSMQGTGQLPRFEEELFRCERDQLYLIPTAEVPVTNMHRDDLLDEKELPKKYVCYSACFRREAGSYGKDTAGLIRNHQFNKVELVQFVRPEDSLQTLERLTADAGKVLSLLGIPYRVVSLCTGDLGFASAKTYDLEVWMPGDQEFLGARSSSTEKQAGGPGHPSEEGKSRGRWREISSCSTFTDFQARRMNIKFKRADGKKELVHTLNGSGVAIGRTVAAILENYQQADGSVRIPEALRPYFGSDRILPSHT, translated from the coding sequence GTGTTAGACCCCAAATGGATCCGCGAACACCCCGCTGAACTCAAGCAGATGCTGGCCAGCCGCCGCTCCAAGCTGGACGTGGAGCTGTTGTATCAACTCGACAAGCAACGCCGCGATGTTTTGGGAGAGCTTGAGAAGCTTCAGGCGGCCCGCAATAAAGCGTCGGCACAGATCGGGCAGCTGAAAGCTCAGAAGAAAGAAACCCCCGCAGACGTGCTGGCGATGCTGGAAGGCAGCAAAGGTCAAATCAAGGATCTTGAGGGGCAGCTCGCGGACATCCAACCGAAGCTGGACGATCTCTTGCTGCGCATCAACAATGTGCCGGATCCGTCCGTTCCCGTCGGCGCCAGCGCGGCCGATAACGCCGTTGTTCGCGAAGTAGGAAAGCCATCTTCCCTCTCATTCACCCCTAAAGCCCATTATGAAATCGGAGAAGCGCTTGGGATACTCGATTTCAAGACCGGCGCCAAGCTCTCCGGTTCCCGGTTCGTGCTGATGCGGGGCCAGGGTGCACGGCTCGAGCGTTCCCTCATCAATTTCATGCTCGACCTGCATACCAAAGAGCACGGGTACACAGAAATTTTCACACCGTTTCTCGTTACGCCTCAGTCCATGCAAGGCACCGGCCAACTCCCGCGGTTTGAGGAAGAACTCTTTCGCTGCGAGCGTGATCAGTTGTATCTCATCCCGACGGCTGAAGTGCCGGTGACCAATATGCACCGGGATGACCTTCTGGACGAGAAAGAGCTGCCGAAGAAGTATGTGTGTTACTCCGCGTGTTTCCGGCGTGAGGCCGGTTCTTACGGGAAAGACACCGCGGGGCTCATCCGCAATCATCAATTCAACAAGGTGGAGCTGGTCCAGTTTGTCCGGCCGGAAGACTCCCTCCAAACGCTCGAGCGTCTCACGGCGGACGCAGGCAAAGTTCTTTCTCTGCTGGGGATTCCTTACCGCGTTGTCTCGCTCTGCACGGGAGACCTCGGTTTTGCTTCCGCCAAGACCTATGACCTCGAAGTGTGGATGCCTGGCGACCAGGAGTTTCTGGGAGCCAGGTCCTCCTCCACCGAGAAACAGGCGGGAGGGCCCGGCCACCCCTCCGAAGAGGGCAAAAGCCGCGGCCGGTGGCGCGAAATCTCCTCCTGTTCCACCTTCACCGATTTTCAGGCGCGCCGCATGAACATCAAGTTCAAACGCGCCGACGGCAAAAAAGAACTCGTCCACACCCTGAACGGCTCCGGCGTGGCCATCGGCCGCACCGTTGCCGCGATCCTCGAAAACTATCAGCAAGCCGACGGCTCCGTCCGCATTCCGGAAGCCCTGCGCCCATACTTCGGTTCCGACCGCATCCTCCCTTCGCACACCTAG
- a CDS encoding DUF58 domain-containing protein has protein sequence MLTRELLSSVHRIEIRTRRLVNEIFSGQYGSVFRGLGMEFAEVREYSPGDEVRSIDWNVTARMGHPYVKKYVAEREMTVLLMMDGSASLQFGTAQKWKSELAAEVAAVLSFSAIRNNDKVGLCLFSDRVEKFIHPQKGRTHTLRVIRDVLEFSPEQRQTRMDEALRYVNRVLKRRAVVFLLSDFYGVNERLLAITNKRHDLIAVQILDPRERRWPNVGLVELTEAETGQRMVLDTSDRLVRRHFEQDHEQRQRALETLLHRHGIDHILLQTDQSFVRPLLQFFQARAKRFR, from the coding sequence ATGTTGACTCGGGAACTTCTGTCATCGGTTCATCGCATCGAGATCCGCACGCGCCGGCTCGTCAATGAAATCTTTTCCGGCCAGTACGGCAGCGTGTTCCGGGGCCTTGGCATGGAATTTGCCGAGGTGCGGGAGTATTCCCCCGGTGACGAAGTGCGTTCCATCGATTGGAACGTCACGGCGCGCATGGGGCATCCCTACGTCAAAAAGTATGTGGCCGAGCGGGAGATGACCGTCCTGCTGATGATGGACGGCAGCGCCTCGCTTCAGTTCGGGACAGCGCAAAAATGGAAATCCGAGTTGGCGGCTGAGGTCGCCGCGGTACTGAGTTTTTCGGCGATCCGGAACAACGACAAAGTCGGTCTCTGTCTCTTTTCGGACCGCGTTGAGAAATTTATTCACCCTCAGAAAGGCCGCACGCACACGCTTCGCGTCATCCGCGACGTGCTGGAGTTCTCGCCGGAGCAGCGGCAGACCCGGATGGACGAGGCGCTGCGCTATGTGAACCGGGTGTTGAAGCGCCGGGCCGTTGTTTTCCTCTTGTCCGACTTCTACGGGGTCAACGAACGCCTTCTGGCGATCACCAACAAGCGGCATGATTTAATCGCCGTGCAGATTCTGGATCCCCGCGAACGCCGCTGGCCGAACGTGGGGCTGGTGGAGCTGACCGAAGCGGAAACCGGGCAGCGGATGGTCCTGGATACGTCCGACCGGCTTGTGAGGCGGCATTTCGAGCAGGACCATGAGCAGCGCCAGCGAGCGTTGGAAACTCTTCTCCACCGGCACGGGATCGACCACATTCTCTTACAAACGGATCAATCGTTTGTGAGACCGCTTCTCCAATTCTTCCAGGCCCGCGCCAAGAGGTTCCGATGA
- a CDS encoding VWA domain-containing protein: protein MNYFAYPSMWSWLLVPFVFLAAIGWWSRRRQRTLATLGQTGTILRMLPPRLDHRRRWIVLTRFGALVCFAAALSGPLLGSRLTEFKQRGLDVFIAVDCSLSMQAQDATQQASTSSVADLPPNRLAHAKLLLGQIIDRLMGSRLGVIAFAGQAYVQCPLTIDQGAAQQALEALEPEVVPIPGTAIGEAIRTAIKGLKVGEGSHRVLVLLTDGEDHRSDPSGAAQEAARVGVKIFAVGIGSPQGEPIPLLDERGNRTGYKRDKKGEVVMSRLDEKTLAQIARDTGGRYIRASATGNEIDALARDLESLQQGDVKTRLFNRYENRFQWPLALGILLMMISLLIPEAGWRS, encoded by the coding sequence ATGAATTATTTCGCGTATCCATCGATGTGGAGCTGGCTGCTGGTGCCGTTCGTGTTTCTGGCGGCGATCGGGTGGTGGAGCCGGCGCCGCCAACGCACCCTGGCGACGCTGGGCCAGACCGGCACGATCCTTCGCATGCTCCCGCCCCGGCTGGATCATCGACGACGATGGATTGTTCTGACAAGATTTGGCGCGTTGGTTTGTTTTGCGGCCGCTTTATCCGGGCCCTTACTGGGATCCCGGCTGACGGAGTTCAAACAGCGTGGGCTTGACGTTTTTATCGCGGTGGATTGTTCGCTTTCGATGCAGGCCCAAGACGCCACACAACAGGCGTCCACCAGCAGTGTGGCGGACTTACCGCCCAACCGGCTGGCGCATGCCAAACTCCTTCTGGGTCAGATCATTGACCGGCTGATGGGCAGCCGTCTGGGGGTCATCGCGTTTGCCGGACAGGCTTATGTGCAGTGTCCGTTGACCATTGATCAGGGTGCGGCTCAACAGGCGCTTGAAGCGCTGGAGCCGGAAGTGGTGCCCATTCCAGGGACCGCGATCGGGGAGGCGATTCGCACCGCCATCAAAGGCCTGAAGGTTGGGGAAGGCAGCCATCGGGTGCTGGTTCTGCTGACGGACGGAGAGGACCACCGCAGCGATCCGTCTGGGGCCGCTCAGGAAGCGGCGCGGGTCGGTGTCAAAATTTTCGCTGTCGGGATCGGCAGCCCGCAGGGCGAACCGATTCCCTTGCTGGATGAGCGGGGAAACCGTACCGGCTACAAACGCGACAAAAAAGGCGAAGTGGTCATGAGCCGTCTGGATGAAAAAACATTGGCGCAAATCGCCCGCGACACCGGCGGCCGGTACATCCGGGCCAGCGCCACCGGGAATGAAATCGATGCATTAGCCCGCGACCTGGAGTCGCTTCAGCAGGGGGACGTGAAGACCCGGCTGTTCAATCGCTACGAAAACCGCTTCCAATGGCCGCTCGCTCTGGGGATTCTGTTGATGATGATCAGTTTGTTGATTCCGGAGGCAGGATGGCGATCATGA
- the glgB gene encoding 1,4-alpha-glucan branching protein GlgB: protein MLNGLTDENLRLFREGQFLRSYQKLGAHVSSLDGRPTVSFAVWAPNARRVSVIGEFNGWTPETHPMERVNGSGLWQVVLEGAGIGQSYLYAIEPPQGGGFLHKADPFGYYSQIRPETASRIWDLSRYVWSDGEWMGQRGQAQRADHPMSVYEVHLGSWRRRPHENNRWLSYQELAEELPAYVREMGYTHVEFLPLCEHPFDGSWGYQTTGYFAPTSRFGTPDDFRYLIDRLHQAGIGVLMDWVPAHFPIDAHGLGLFDGTHLFEHEDPRLGVHPEWNTLIFNYRSPEVCNYLLSSALFWLDQYHIDGFRVDAVASMLYLDYARKPGEWIPNHHGGRENIEAINFIRRFNETLYREYPDITMIAEESTSWANVSRPTYSGGLGFGAKWDMGWMHDTLEFITRPSEERPSYQNELTFRLMYASSENFLLPLSHDEVGRGQGSLWEQMRGDDWLKMASLRLLYGYQYAQTGKKLLFMGCEFGQRSAWNYEQALEWDRLQDSAHAGLQRWVKDLNQLYRKHSALHELDYEAGGFEWIDANNPQQCVLSFLRKGRAPGDVMLVVCNFLPEERGIYRIGVPYEGQWQELLNSDANDYGGAGRVNGIVQSENQGWNGRPHSIVLRLPPLSILFLQKSFFA, encoded by the coding sequence ATGCTAAACGGGTTGACAGACGAAAATCTCCGGTTATTCCGGGAGGGACAATTTTTGCGCTCCTACCAGAAACTGGGGGCGCATGTTAGTTCTCTGGATGGGCGGCCGACCGTCTCGTTCGCCGTCTGGGCGCCCAACGCACGGCGGGTTTCAGTTATCGGCGAATTTAACGGATGGACCCCCGAGACTCATCCGATGGAGCGGGTCAACGGCTCCGGGCTGTGGCAAGTCGTCCTGGAAGGGGCCGGGATTGGCCAGTCCTACCTGTATGCCATCGAGCCTCCGCAAGGGGGGGGGTTCCTTCATAAAGCCGATCCGTTTGGCTACTACTCTCAGATCCGTCCGGAAACCGCTTCCCGCATCTGGGACTTGTCCCGCTACGTCTGGTCCGACGGGGAATGGATGGGACAGCGCGGCCAAGCGCAACGGGCAGACCACCCAATGAGCGTTTACGAGGTTCATCTCGGCTCCTGGCGCCGACGACCGCATGAAAACAACCGCTGGCTGAGCTACCAGGAACTGGCCGAAGAATTGCCGGCCTATGTCCGCGAGATGGGTTATACCCATGTCGAATTCCTCCCGCTCTGCGAACACCCTTTTGACGGCTCCTGGGGTTACCAGACCACCGGTTACTTCGCGCCAACGAGCCGTTTTGGCACCCCGGATGATTTTAGATACCTTATTGACCGACTGCACCAGGCCGGGATCGGTGTCCTGATGGACTGGGTCCCCGCTCATTTCCCGATCGATGCCCACGGGCTTGGCCTTTTCGACGGGACGCATCTGTTTGAGCACGAAGACCCGCGCCTGGGCGTTCATCCGGAGTGGAACACGCTGATTTTCAACTACCGCTCCCCTGAAGTCTGCAACTATCTCCTCAGCAGCGCGCTTTTCTGGCTGGACCAGTATCACATCGACGGCTTCCGTGTGGATGCCGTGGCCTCCATGTTGTACCTCGACTACGCCCGCAAGCCCGGGGAATGGATCCCGAACCATCACGGCGGCCGGGAAAACATCGAAGCCATCAACTTTATCCGGCGTTTCAACGAGACCCTCTACCGGGAATATCCGGATATCACCATGATCGCGGAAGAATCAACGTCCTGGGCCAATGTCTCACGGCCGACGTACAGCGGAGGATTGGGATTTGGCGCCAAATGGGACATGGGCTGGATGCACGATACGCTCGAATTCATTACCCGTCCGTCGGAAGAGCGCCCGTCCTATCAAAATGAACTCACCTTCCGGCTGATGTACGCCTCTTCAGAAAACTTCCTGCTTCCCCTCTCTCATGACGAAGTGGGCCGTGGGCAGGGGTCTCTCTGGGAACAGATGCGGGGAGATGACTGGCTGAAAATGGCGAGTCTCCGGCTTCTGTATGGATACCAGTACGCTCAAACAGGAAAAAAATTGCTCTTCATGGGATGCGAATTCGGCCAACGGAGCGCCTGGAATTACGAACAGGCGCTCGAGTGGGACCGATTACAAGACAGCGCACACGCCGGGCTCCAGCGGTGGGTCAAGGATCTGAACCAGCTCTATCGCAAACACTCGGCCCTGCACGAACTGGACTACGAAGCCGGCGGTTTCGAGTGGATCGACGCCAACAATCCCCAGCAATGCGTCCTCAGTTTCTTACGCAAAGGCCGCGCGCCAGGCGATGTTATGCTGGTCGTCTGCAATTTTCTCCCTGAGGAACGGGGAATTTACCGGATTGGGGTCCCTTATGAAGGGCAGTGGCAGGAACTCCTCAACAGCGATGCTAATGATTATGGCGGCGCCGGGCGCGTGAATGGGATTGTTCAATCCGAGAACCAGGGCTGGAACGGCCGGCCGCATTCGATCGTGCTCCGCCTGCCGCCGCTTTCAATTCTCTTCCTGCAGAAGAGCTTCTTCGCTTAA
- a CDS encoding VWA domain-containing protein translates to MHFANPAAFLLVPVLAAVVWLREVRGHRFRARLPFPDFSFLRNLPTTWRAQWIRVPVWLLYAGLALAIVALARPQNLLKGEEARAKGIDIMIALDTSGSMRALDFNPLDRMAVAKRATKTFVTHRQYDRIGLVAFAGVSLLDCPLTLDYGALLDFLGQVEVGITTTENTAIGTAIATAANHLKKSTAKSKVIILVTDGRNNSGEIDPLTAAKAADGLGIKIYAIGVGIRGQSVIPVDTAFGKQLVPIQEDLDEPALEEIARTAGGRYYRAASVKEFDAIYDEIDHLEKTDIQGPAPQSFEDRYLGWLIAAMALITAGVGLQVLVFRTIP, encoded by the coding sequence GTGCACTTCGCTAACCCGGCGGCTTTTCTGCTTGTGCCGGTACTGGCCGCCGTCGTCTGGCTGCGGGAGGTTCGCGGCCATCGCTTCCGGGCGCGCCTGCCCTTCCCCGATTTCTCATTCCTGCGCAACTTGCCCACCACCTGGCGAGCCCAATGGATCCGTGTTCCCGTTTGGCTGCTCTATGCGGGACTGGCCCTGGCGATCGTCGCGCTGGCGCGTCCGCAAAACCTTTTAAAAGGAGAGGAGGCGCGGGCGAAAGGCATCGACATCATGATTGCACTCGACACCTCCGGCAGCATGCGCGCGCTCGACTTTAACCCGCTGGATCGCATGGCCGTGGCCAAACGCGCCACCAAAACCTTTGTGACTCACCGGCAATACGACCGGATCGGATTGGTGGCCTTTGCCGGGGTGTCGCTTCTGGACTGCCCATTGACGCTGGATTACGGTGCGCTGCTCGATTTCCTAGGTCAAGTCGAAGTCGGCATCACGACCACCGAAAACACCGCCATCGGGACAGCCATTGCCACGGCGGCCAATCATTTGAAAAAGAGCACAGCCAAGAGTAAAGTCATCATTCTCGTGACCGACGGCCGCAACAATTCAGGAGAAATTGATCCGCTGACCGCGGCCAAGGCCGCTGACGGTCTGGGGATCAAGATTTACGCCATTGGTGTCGGGATCCGCGGGCAATCCGTCATCCCGGTGGATACGGCGTTTGGAAAACAACTCGTTCCCATTCAGGAAGACCTGGATGAACCGGCGCTTGAAGAAATTGCCCGGACCGCCGGCGGCCGTTATTACCGGGCGGCCAGCGTCAAAGAGTTCGACGCGATCTATGACGAGATTGACCATCTGGAAAAAACGGATATCCAGGGGCCGGCTCCCCAATCCTTTGAAGATCGCTATTTAGGCTGGTTGATCGCCGCGATGGCGCTCATCACGGCAGGGGTTGGGCTCCAGGTTCTGGTTTTCAGAACGATTCCATGA
- a CDS encoding SH3 domain-containing protein: MEMRFVGADGCPPGHCDASRWRVASRRPLQFLWISSIGFWICCAVRAESPQDVFKRANASYAEGKFQEAVTLYASARTQGLRHWVLDYNLGNAYYKTGQLGKSIVCYARAFRSNASDRDILYNLRLTTEKAGDPILPAGSLAVLLWRFFFLFSLNTLTAAASLLFIGLSVSIGLVFLGKPSLRSEIRFLLLGIFCMTAAWLAARIYLVERPEGVIVVAAADVRSGPSLSYPANFTVPEGHRVLVLEEQEPVSGWLEIGVPEQGLKGWVPSSSIEVL; encoded by the coding sequence ATGGAAATGAGATTTGTAGGGGCGGACGGCTGTCCGCCCGGACATTGCGATGCATCCCGATGGCGGGTCGCCAGCCGGCGGCCCCTACAGTTCCTATGGATTTCCTCTATTGGTTTCTGGATTTGTTGCGCTGTCCGTGCCGAATCTCCCCAGGATGTTTTCAAGCGCGCCAACGCTTCCTACGCTGAAGGGAAATTCCAGGAGGCGGTGACTCTCTATGCCTCTGCCCGCACCCAGGGGCTTCGCCACTGGGTTCTCGACTACAATCTCGGCAACGCCTACTACAAAACCGGTCAGCTGGGGAAATCGATTGTTTGTTATGCGCGCGCTTTCCGCTCCAACGCGAGTGACCGGGATATCCTGTATAACCTCCGGCTGACGACGGAAAAGGCGGGTGATCCCATCCTGCCGGCCGGATCGCTGGCCGTTCTGCTATGGAGGTTCTTTTTTCTTTTCTCCCTGAATACGCTGACAGCGGCGGCATCGCTTCTGTTTATCGGCCTGAGCGTATCCATCGGGCTCGTATTTCTCGGGAAACCCTCGCTCCGGTCTGAAATTCGCTTCCTCCTCCTGGGGATATTCTGCATGACCGCGGCCTGGCTGGCGGCGCGCATTTATCTGGTGGAGCGTCCGGAAGGGGTCATTGTCGTTGCCGCCGCTGATGTGCGCAGCGGCCCCAGCCTTTCGTATCCCGCGAACTTCACCGTGCCGGAAGGGCACCGCGTCCTGGTTCTCGAAGAACAGGAGCCGGTTTCCGGATGGCTGGAAATCGGCGTCCCGGAACAGGGCCTCAAAGGCTGGGTGCCTTCCTCGTCGATTGAGGTGTTATAA
- a CDS encoding BatD family protein — translation MKIGKSTTVASNKFRVASWAGVLLATCHLLLGTVFAADFQISASLDRNQIALNEQAVLSLTLSGDVSRLPTPPLPNLQDFQVSNAGTSQNFSWVNGKATSSLVYTFVLTPLKEGRFTIPAWQVTFNGQTAETQPLPLEVVKGNAAALPEGTARPMGNPPAQRSGEPAIFIQGAVDKSTVYVGEPVTYVFGLYNRVPLMGQPRYQAPEMTGFWTEDLPPQRNYTTSVKGVPYNVTEVRTALFPSAPGKSRVGPAALSVSIENIGSDPFSNNFFSQFFGRGEERTLRTEPVTIHVKPLPDPKPAGFKGAVGHYTLSASVDKDRVAVGQPLTLTLTISGKGNIKSLPEIPLPALINFRTFDANAATNIEKKNYEVQGSKVYKTVLIPTASGNLFIPAVPFVFFNPTAGAYKTVLSQPFTIRVDAGAGTSAPAGPAGSVGVLETPGIRLLGEDIRYIQTPVVVQPQEEFLYRRREFRWLHGILLVLLAGLGLFRLYQIFFFSNTALARFRRAKARALHAARLAEAALGTSDNRRACEILSGGLQAFIGDKLTQNAYSLALKQVVPDLKDRGVSPHNSEKVRNLWETLDLYRFAPAQVRPEEIRQAIRSFEHVIEEMEKEITWK, via the coding sequence ATGAAGATTGGTAAATCAACGACAGTCGCAAGTAACAAGTTCCGGGTTGCAAGTTGGGCGGGGGTGTTGCTTGCCACTTGTCACTTGCTACTTGGAACTGTTTTCGCTGCTGATTTCCAGATCTCCGCCAGCCTGGACCGCAATCAGATTGCGCTGAATGAGCAGGCTGTTCTGAGTCTTACCCTCTCGGGAGATGTCAGCCGCTTGCCCACTCCGCCGCTGCCCAACCTGCAGGATTTTCAGGTCTCCAACGCCGGCACGTCCCAGAATTTCAGCTGGGTCAATGGGAAAGCCACCTCCAGCCTGGTCTATACGTTTGTGTTAACGCCCCTGAAAGAGGGGCGCTTCACCATTCCGGCCTGGCAAGTGACGTTCAACGGCCAGACCGCGGAAACGCAGCCCTTGCCGCTGGAAGTGGTGAAAGGAAACGCGGCGGCACTTCCGGAAGGCACCGCCCGTCCCATGGGCAACCCGCCGGCTCAGCGTTCCGGAGAACCAGCGATTTTTATTCAGGGAGCCGTTGACAAAAGCACTGTTTACGTCGGCGAGCCGGTGACGTATGTCTTCGGTCTCTATAACCGCGTCCCGCTGATGGGGCAGCCGCGTTATCAGGCTCCTGAGATGACCGGTTTCTGGACGGAAGACCTTCCGCCGCAGCGCAATTACACCACGAGCGTCAAGGGAGTTCCTTACAACGTGACCGAAGTCCGCACCGCGCTTTTTCCCAGCGCGCCCGGGAAAAGCCGTGTCGGCCCCGCCGCTTTAAGTGTGTCGATCGAAAATATCGGCTCGGATCCGTTCAGTAATAATTTCTTCTCGCAGTTTTTTGGCCGCGGCGAAGAGCGAACGCTGCGAACCGAACCGGTGACCATTCATGTGAAGCCTCTTCCGGACCCGAAACCCGCCGGGTTTAAGGGAGCCGTCGGCCATTACACGCTCAGCGCGTCGGTGGATAAAGACCGCGTGGCTGTCGGGCAACCGCTCACGCTGACCCTGACCATTTCCGGGAAGGGAAATATCAAATCCCTGCCGGAGATCCCTTTGCCGGCTCTGATCAATTTCCGTACTTTTGACGCCAATGCGGCCACCAATATCGAAAAGAAAAATTACGAGGTCCAGGGGTCCAAGGTCTACAAAACCGTTCTGATCCCGACGGCTTCCGGGAATCTTTTTATCCCGGCCGTTCCCTTCGTCTTTTTTAATCCAACGGCCGGCGCTTATAAAACGGTGTTGTCGCAGCCGTTTACGATTCGGGTCGACGCTGGCGCGGGCACTTCCGCTCCGGCCGGACCGGCCGGCAGTGTTGGCGTCCTGGAAACTCCCGGGATCCGGCTGCTGGGAGAAGACATCCGCTACATTCAGACGCCTGTAGTTGTTCAACCGCAAGAGGAGTTTCTGTATCGCCGGAGAGAGTTCCGCTGGCTGCACGGAATTCTTCTGGTCCTTTTGGCCGGGCTCGGGTTGTTCCGTCTGTATCAGATCTTTTTCTTTTCAAACACGGCACTGGCGCGCTTCCGCCGGGCAAAGGCCCGTGCCCTCCACGCTGCTCGGCTGGCCGAAGCCGCCCTGGGAACGTCGGACAACCGCCGCGCTTGCGAGATTCTCTCCGGCGGCCTGCAGGCTTTTATCGGCGATAAGCTGACCCAGAACGCCTACAGCCTGGCCCTGAAGCAAGTCGTTCCGGATCTGAAGGACCGGGGCGTCTCGCCGCACAATTCGGAGAAAGTCCGGAACCTCTGGGAAACGCTGGACCTTTATCGGTTTGCCCCGGCCCAGGTCCGGCCGGAGGAAATCCGCCAGGCGATCCGGTCTTTCGAGCATGTGATCGAAGAGATGGAGAAGGAAATTACATGGAAATGA
- the pdxH gene encoding pyridoxamine 5'-phosphate oxidase: MSHLPDPIAQFAAWFEEANRCQAIEQANAACLSTLDRDGFPDGRMVLLKQFDARGFVFYTNLNSVKGKALAAHPKAALTFHWDPLKRQVRIQGTTSLVSPQEADAYWVTRPRLAKIGAWASLQSERLDHNRTFIKRLAEAALKFGTGAVPRPPHWTGIRVIPSKIEFWRSRRGRLHERFLYTKQVLVPRPEDQWQIQRLYP; encoded by the coding sequence ATGAGCCACCTGCCGGATCCTATCGCGCAATTTGCCGCCTGGTTTGAAGAGGCCAACCGGTGCCAAGCCATTGAGCAGGCCAATGCAGCGTGCTTGTCCACGCTGGATCGGGATGGTTTTCCGGATGGCCGGATGGTGCTGCTCAAGCAGTTTGATGCGCGCGGGTTCGTGTTCTATACCAATTTGAACTCTGTGAAAGGGAAAGCCCTCGCGGCGCACCCGAAAGCGGCTCTCACCTTTCACTGGGATCCCCTCAAGCGTCAAGTCCGTATTCAGGGGACGACCAGCCTGGTGAGTCCTCAGGAAGCGGATGCTTATTGGGTCACTCGTCCTCGTCTGGCCAAAATAGGGGCCTGGGCCTCTCTTCAAAGCGAACGGCTGGATCATAACCGGACATTCATTAAACGTCTGGCGGAGGCGGCGCTGAAATTCGGAACGGGCGCGGTCCCCCGGCCCCCGCACTGGACCGGCATCCGGGTCATTCCCTCAAAAATCGAATTCTGGCGGTCGCGTCGGGGCCGGCTGCACGAACGGTTTCTCTACACCAAGCAGGTTCTCGTTCCCCGGCCAGAAGATCAATGGCAGATTCAGCGTTTGTATCCTTAA
- a CDS encoding tetratricopeptide repeat protein: MAARSGDSVDDDQFVDSGGRMAIMMNPHPAFGHLPPQQGEGTAPSPSVTKGQFSLSLWRERAGVRVNGFSILIVFLCCLSAHASVAQLKKANRLFMKGDYENALKGYNDALVDQPYSSILHFNAGDAAYQMGDFGKAVKEFETAAQSTNPLLKSAAHYNRGNALLQQQQWGEAVEAYKESLRINPQDEDAKYNLGIALRRQKNPPSSCKNPKSGNDKKQSQGGGGENQQDGQKDQGQSSTPRAAQMSREDAERLLSAAGAGELKKSNQKFQKSDVPHPDEDW; the protein is encoded by the coding sequence ATGGCCGCTCGCTCTGGGGATTCTGTTGATGATGATCAGTTTGTTGATTCCGGAGGCAGGATGGCGATCATGATGAACCCTCATCCGGCCTTCGGCCACCTTCCCCCTCAACAGGGGGAAGGAACAGCTCCCTCTCCATCTGTGACGAAAGGGCAGTTCTCCCTCTCCCTGTGGAGGGAGAGGGCTGGGGTGAGGGTAAATGGCTTTTCTATTCTTATTGTTTTTTTGTGCTGCCTTTCTGCCCATGCCTCCGTCGCGCAATTGAAAAAAGCCAACCGCCTCTTTATGAAAGGCGATTACGAGAACGCTTTGAAGGGTTATAACGACGCGCTGGTCGATCAGCCGTACTCGAGCATCCTGCATTTTAATGCGGGGGATGCGGCTTATCAGATGGGAGATTTCGGCAAGGCCGTCAAAGAATTCGAAACAGCGGCTCAGTCCACAAATCCTCTTTTGAAATCCGCCGCTCATTACAACCGCGGGAACGCGCTTCTTCAGCAGCAGCAGTGGGGAGAGGCGGTCGAAGCCTATAAGGAAAGCCTGCGAATCAACCCGCAGGATGAAGATGCCAAGTATAATCTGGGCATCGCTCTGCGCCGGCAGAAGAACCCGCCGTCCTCCTGCAAGAATCCCAAGAGCGGAAACGACAAAAAACAGTCCCAGGGAGGCGGGGGGGAAAATCAGCAGGATGGCCAGAAAGATCAGGGCCAAAGTTCTACGCCCCGGGCCGCGCAGATGAGCCGGGAAGATGCCGAGCGGTTGTTGTCAGCGGCCGGCGCCGGTGAACTTAAAAAATCGAATCAGAAATTTCAGAAATCGGACGTCCCGCATCCTGATGAAGATTGGTAA